The Theobroma cacao cultivar B97-61/B2 chromosome 1, Criollo_cocoa_genome_V2, whole genome shotgun sequence genome contains the following window.
GGCAGAAGAATCAAGCACTCATATATATCTATTGATCCCAGGACCCAAATGCCTGCACAACATACATTCATATTACCATCAAAATAGattggaaaatggaaaaagaaccAGAACCCAAGACCAAAAActtagaggaagaaaaaaagaaagcaatatCTACCTCTGCAAATTGGGAACGAGGGAAGGGGGGGAGAATAATATCAGAGAAAGCTAACTTTTCAGTGGGTTTTTGTAGAGTCCTTCGAAAATGGAGGAGAGACAATGAGCCAGACACGACGTACCAAACAAAGAGAACATCTGGTAATGTTTTTTGTTAATGTTTAAGGGAATGTGGgttggtttctttttttggggAATTTGCCCCCTTGATGATGTTTGACCAAGTCTCGACTTCCTCAACAGCAGCTACGGTTGGTTTCCAAGATAATGGTTTTATGCCTTGAGGAATTTTGAATGCGAAATGCAAGGCCTCTCCATTCAAAATTTCTTGTACAGGGGTGTCGGGTCTATCTGAAGTCTAAAAAAGTCTTAAGTTCTTAACCAAACGGTCGTTTCCTCTTTTCGCGCCAAAAATCATTCGGGATTTGCCTCTGCAACGTTTTGGATTCGTTAGGCCCTAACTTTCTTCCTGGATGGGAAATGGGTactttatatttcttttctcttttcttttttgtggtTGATTTTGgggaaataaaaattcaaaattaaacatattttagttatttgcTAAGACATAAACATAATCACAAGGAAACTAGCTAGTTGCCATCTCCCTTTGACGTCTTGTTGTGTTATGATTTGTCTAGGTTAGTCCAATGGGAAGTCCAACCCTGACCAACAAACGGTTTTCCATCATAGGATTGGTTGAACCATTGGATCTAGTCCGGGTTCTTACGCTAACCATTTTAATGGCAAGTTCAAGGAAGGTGGGAACCGGAAAGGGTCCAACGCAAGGGAAGCCAAATTGGGCAAAGAAACGTGACAAATCATGATGATCAATAATTACAGAAAGGATTGGTCAGGAAGGGTGGGGAGTATAATTCTCAGCCTCAGAACTTGTACCTGGTCCTGAGTAGGGATGTCAACAGGTAAAGTACTGTTAATttcaaaatacttaaattttaactttatttaaaatcaaatattttaattttattaaaaattaaatatcttaattttattaactatttcaaataattttaaaaattattatcctAATTCTAACCCTAATACATTCTCACTGCTTATAATTATCCTAACCCGTTCAAATGcctgattaaataaaaaattattaaattttttttatgaatactCAATTACCCAATTAACTATTCTAATTTCATAAgttttcttaaatttatatattataagtttataaaatcaaaagtatatattgtaattaataattttattagttataattttgttaatgttaacataaaataaaaaataaatatatttatattttaataNNNNNNNNNNNNNNNNNNNNNNNNNNNNNNNNNNNNNNNNNNNNNNNNNNNNNNNNNNNNNNNNNNNNNNNNNNNNNNNNNNNNNNNNNNNNNNNNNNNNNNNNNNNNNNNNNNNNNNNNNNNNNNNNNNNNNNNNNNNNNNNNNNNNNNNNNNNNNNNNNNNNNNNNNNNNNNNNNNNNNNNNNNNNNNNNNNNNNNNNNNNNNNNNNNNNNNNNNNNNNNNNNNNNNNNNNNNNNNNNNNNNNNNNNNNNNNNNNNNNNNNNNNNNNNNNNNNNNNNNNNNNNNNNNNNNNNNNNNNNNNNNNNNNNNNNNNNNNNNNNNNNNNNNNNNNNNNNNNNNNNNNNNNNNNNNNNNNNNNNNNNNNNNNNNNNNNNNNNNNNNNNNNNNNNNNACAGatataaactatatatattaaaagacattacaagttaattaataataatagtttcatgaattaatttaattaattatatgaatttgttcttaatttcataaaattaaataaaaaccaCTTAGGTTctaaaactattctaatctcaaaagctttctttaaatatatatatatatatattataagattatataaataatgatatatattataattaataagtttatacttcataatttttataatgttaacacaaaataaaaaataaatatatttatattaaataaatatatatatataataataattatattttttataatatgatatacTATTCATATTAttcaaacataattaataatatagtaattttttaatttaaatatattaatatcatgatattaataattagagtAACCATgctttttatatatttgttagtttttaacaaaaaaaaattacatgtaaaattagtaaaacttgtaaatttttaatttaattattaaaataataataatatatttataaatagcAATCGTATTCGAGTAACGGGTACCCAAGTGATGGTACCCGAACCCTACCCAAACCCGATACAAGTAGTGAAATCATTACTCGAATCCATCCCAAACTCAATTATAAGATACCTTAACCTTATATAATCGAGTCGGGTATTCGTGGGTGCCCTATATCCAAGTACCCATTACCATCCCTGGTCTTGAGAGTCCTtccaggaaaggaaagaagaaagaggtGGCATGCTGGAAGAAGGAAACAAAGAGAGATACACTAGAGCACACAAAGCACTCCACGCGAGGATGAACCTTAAATTGCAGTCATGGCTGCTCTGGACCTCATCTGCCAATTGAGTGTGGCCAATCATGAGGTAGCCGCAAATTCATAAAATTGCATCCTAAGTGAGGAGAGCACAATTCATAAATAGAATGATAAGAACTAGCTGCAAGTTACAGCAGCACTTGAATATCAAAACAAATGTTGTACGACTTGATGCAGAACCAGGCAAACTCTAAAAACATACATCAATAACCTTTATGGCGATAAAGCAAGCCTACCACTTAGTAAGTATCACATGGTAAATTGTCTGTCCCTCAAGCTTCCCTCTCTTTTCCACTAGGATTGCAACTTCAAATTTGCAGAATCACGCCATCTCGGCTGAACTTCAGCACGAATCCAAGAGGCTTTGTACTTACTAGCGCTTAGCAGCTGATGTGAACATGTTCCTATTCAACTATGGGCGTGCAAACTGAAATTCTTGAGATAAGGaaccaaaatttaattgaCAATCACCATACACAGTTGATAAACAATGGACAAAACTAGAAAGAAAActgcaattttatttttttaactttcagTCAGAATCAGAGTCATGATTCATAGAAGATCGCACTGTTTTGCGCCTACTCTCATCATAATtgttatcatcatcatcttcatcactTTTCTTCTCACTAATTATACCTGTAAAATGATATATATCAGGTTTCAGATACTGCTACATGCTGTAAATTGCAAGTTGAACTAGACAAAGGCATTACCTTTCTTTATCAGTACAACCTCAAGTGTTCTGGTACCAAAATCATCTTTCCCTCCAAGATCTTGAAACCCAACCAACCTATCTACTGCAATCCCTTTTCTGCCCGAAAATTGCAATTCTTCAAGTTAGACTGATATGATAAAAGAGATatcattgtttttatttcttaatatttatGCCAAAACTCAACAGAAAGATTACTAGGATGTGGATTCTGCATCTACAGTTGGCTAATCCTTCAATATTTAACTGGGTTGGTCACTATTCCTTATCGATAATAATTGCTTAATTCTGTGggtagaagaaagaaaaaatagaaaattataaaGCAACTTAACAATAATGAAGCATAAatcttctttttctgcatCCTATAAATGtagcttttttctttctcttcctttcccTTTAAGGCACAAAAAGAGTCAAATGGCATAAGAGATTGCTGACCTGAAAATTATAACACAAGGCAAAGTTTGGACTGCAAGTTTGGTAACAAAGAAAGGTGCATTCTGCCACAAAAATCAGAATCTTATGTTGgcaatgaagaaaaacaaagccAGAATTAAATGTGAAAAATCTCTATCAAGATTTAGAAACAGCAAAAGCTTGTTGATGCTCACCTCAGCATCCAGCTTGATGAACTTTGTATCCAGATGCTTAAGTGCAAGGGCCTTCAGGTGCTTATCGATTATCCTGTGTTATCCATATATAATACCCAATAAGTCTGACACATTAACGATTGAGCGTGCACAGTGTGTTCATGCAAGCATGTAGGTCATTTCATGTGTATGTGTATGTGTTACAGACAGACAGAGAAAAGTAAAAACTTTACTTGCATCGATAGAACTCCTTATGGTAGAAGTGGCAAATCACTTTCTCAGTTCCAGTGACTTCACCCAAGAAATCTCCTTCACTAATCTCCCTGTACTCTCCGTGCCCTTGCCTCTTTAGTGCTTCTCGCTTTTCAGCTTCTTTCTATTCAAATAAATCCTACTGTGATTACCGAGTTCAGAATGCCTATCCCCAGATTGATAGACCATATTTCATCATGTCAAATTAAGAATTACTATTAAAGTTCTAACCTTGAGAGCTGCAATCCTGTCAGCATGCAATTTTTCCAGCTCGGGATCCTGTATAAAAGAAGCACATGAGCCTACATAAAAGCAGAATAACATTGTCTAGAGCAAAGATGCTCCCTAAATGCAGAAAGCCTTAAAAGACTTACGTCCATCAGCTCATCAAGGTCAACCTCCTGGTTAACTGAAGTTGATGACTGTGCCTTCTCTTGGGCAAGCAGCTCCTGTATGATCATTACATTGATAAATTAAACACATAACACTTGGCATAACTATTTCATTACCCGCTAACTTGGTCAATCAGACATCAAACTCTCACAGCTAAGGCATGTCAATCTGCCTTAGACCCTTCTAAAATTATCATCGGATCAATCAAAATCACAAATTTACAGTTCCCAGCTAACCCTTCGAAGCCCAATTTTGAAATCCAAAATAGAATCTTTGAACTGTGCGAGatacaaaaaaagaatatagaaTTTGAACAACCATGAATTCAATTGCATAACTTTACGCACTACCTACAAGCACAAGTTAATCTTTCCAACTTCTCTAACAAAATTACGGTCACCTCAGTGACTTAAACAGTAAAAAACTGCCCTAACAAAGGCAAGGAGCTAAATCcattaacaaaagaaaaaagaaaaaaaaaaaaaggaatccCATCAAAAAAGAACccaaaatgaagagaaaaatgagagaagAAGACAACCTTCTGATAGTCACGAGCAGCTGCTGCCATTACATTCCCAAATGCTAAATTAGACAAAGTCGATTTAACTGAATTCGGATCCATTTCTCCTCCTCTGAAAGACtacaaagaaaaaaccaaaaacattaacataaaaaaaaaacgagTCTTCGATGGAAAGGATCTTGAAGCAAGCAGATCCGGAATAGAATTTCACCTACCGGATGTTTTGGACAAGACTGACAGAAAATCGAAacgaagaaaaatggaatctttaaaaaaattttgaggaagaaaaaggtCTAAGCCGAAGGCACCGGCTTAGACGGTGGAGTTTCTGTGGGCCTGAGCAGCCTAAATCATACCTCCTAAAGGCCCAAACTTTTGGTAGCCAAATCCA
Protein-coding sequences here:
- the LOC18610864 gene encoding thioredoxin domain-containing protein PLP3B, whose product is MDPNSVKSTLSNLAFGNVMAAAARDYQKELLAQEKAQSSTSVNQEVDLDELMDDPELEKLHADRIAALKKEAEKREALKRQGHGEYREISEGDFLGEVTGTEKVICHFYHKEFYRCKIIDKHLKALALKHLDTKFIKLDAENAPFFVTKLAVQTLPCVIIFRKGIAVDRLVGFQDLGGKDDFGTRTLEVVLIKKGIISEKKSDEDDDDNNYDESRRKTVRSSMNHDSDSD